The Corvus moneduloides isolate bCorMon1 chromosome 4, bCorMon1.pri, whole genome shotgun sequence genomic interval tgGATTTACTAAAAAGTCCCCACAGTAGAGGtgtcacttccaacccaaaccattctatgatcctgtTTGGCAGTTGTAAGACTGCATCTGGAGTACTGTATCCTGTTGTAGGGAAGCCAGTACAAAAGGAGGCATGGCAATACTGGAGCAAGTCTAGCAGAAACACTGCTGTTACCTAAATGAGTATGGTTTCTAGGTCTAGTACTTTTAAAAGCATGTATTGCAatacatttgaaagaaaaaaacacagccaAATATAGCAGACAGGTATTACTGGGagtgttttctctttattgtaCAGATTTCTGCACTGAATGGCCAAGTGCTCTGGACAGTGATGAGAAATGTGAACAGCATTTTCCCATTGAAATTGAAACAGTAGATTATGTGTCTTCAGGGACTTCTATTCGGAATCCCAAAGCAAGAGTGGTGACCTTAAGAGTAAGTAGTAGTTTTAGTAAACAGCCTTTCTTTCAAACCCCTAAATGCTTGGCTTTCCTTTTCAAACATGCAAGTGTGATCTGCTGtaaggaaatgagggaaatgGAGGGAATTCAGAATCACTGACAAATGAGTACATCTGTGTGTTCCTGACCAATCTGCCCATTCATATTGACTGGCCTTGGGACTTGTAAGGCGTTGTGGGAATCTTTATTACGCAGGTTTATATTGTTTGAATACTCACATTACTCTTGCCTTGTGTTAAGACTTCCAACATGATACAATCAGAAGAAATTCTGCAAATGTATCCCAAATAGCTCTCCTAATTCTTCATAGAAGATGTGCCTGTCTCAAGTACTTCAGAGTTTGGATTTAACAAGGAATTAAggttgttttctccttttcttgaaGGTTAAACTTTCTAACCTGAATTTGGATGACCACGCAAAGAAGAAGCTCATTAAGCTTGTGGGAGAGCGGTACTGTCGGGAGACAGATGTGCTCACAATTACAACAGACAGGTGAGCTgccagaaggaaacacaagtATTGTAGTAATAGCCACAGCAGAAAAGAGGCTGGGTGTCTTCTAGTAATACCAGTTACTGTCTTGGTGGATTATGATATTTTAAGGCTAAAATAGGACTTAATTAACACTACTCCTATTATTAACTGttaaaaacaggttttaaaagAGTTCAGACTTAATGTGTGTTGCATTCCACTTTGGCACAGGGGGCAAAGTTTATAATGTTTCCAGAAGGTTTGTAAATTCTTGGATATTGTATATTTTCCGCTGACTTGCAGCTACccattttcctgtgttcttaTTACTCTTGCTTCCATGATACTATTCTTGGTTGTGTGTAATTCAGAAATGCACAGGAATTAACCACGCATTTCCTAAGATGACACAGTAGAAAATTTGATGGTAAGTTTTAACCTTTTGTTCCAAACAATGTTTCTGCATTTCCAGGTGTCCCCTAAGAAGACAGAACTATGATTATGGCATGCACCTGCTCACAGTTCTGTACCACGAATCCTGGGTAAGCAGTTGTGCATGGGCTCTCTTAGTGTGCTCTCTGTCataatttaaagtaaattaCCTTATAATTCTGTTTGCTTCCAACTCACTTCTCTTCAAATTCAACCAAGACAACATTCTGTCTGATTCCAAACTCCTGTCTGTTAATTAGAATGTGCCTTTTCTTGGGCTCTTCCTGGGCTGCAGTAAGCCATGGTTGTCATTTGGAAGTGTTCTGCTTCTTAAATGCTCTCCCACGTAGCTTACCTCAAGATGACTGCTCTTCTGAGCTCCCTCTTGCTCAGAAAAGGGACAGCCTTCCCACCTTCTGACCACAGATGTTCCTTTCACAGGGAATTCTTCACACTTGTGTCCTGTGTTTTCATGGTTAATTGTGTTGGTTCCCTTCGACAATCTTCCAGgctttttttacagaaaacaagTGAGCAGTCTGAACTGAAATTGTTGTTGGCAATCCATAGTAATGTTTTGGATGACTGAACTTTGTTTATATGTCCTATGTCACTATCACATTGTTTGAGACAGTGAAAGCCTTCATCATCTCCATGTGTGACTCTTGACAGAAGTTTTACCTTATCCACTGCTAAAACTCATTACTTACTGTTTTCAGTTGTTCTAGAACAGTTCTGTGGAATGTCCATACTTAGCATTTTTATGAATTGTTCTTGATTTTGATCACTGCAGTGCTGATGTTAAGAACACACTAAGGAGGATGAGCTGTATTTCCCTTTCGGTGGCAGTTGCCTTGAAGGATAATTCTGTAATTGTGGAGTGCATCAAATTAAATCGGTAGTGAAAGATAACATTTACTATAGATTTCAAATACACATGGATGTTTTTCTCCCCAACAGCATCACATTGTGTTACAAATCTTAAATTAATGGCAGAGTAGTTTCCAGTATTAAGCAATGACAAGAGAGCTAGACAGTGCTCACTTTATTAATCTCAGACAAACACCAcggctgtgctgggctccagctTTAATTAGTGCTGGCAGACAGGGCTATGCAATATTGATATGGGAGTGTTCGGTGTGTATTGAATATGCACAAGTCTCTTGCACTTTTATTACCTTTCATCCTCCACGTTAATATTTGATGAGTTCGTCAATCACTTGTAATTGTCTTTGATTcccatgaaaaattaatggttTCCTGAGAcatggttttttattttgtgtgacatggtttgttttgtggtatggttttttcccccctgatcAGGGATAATGCCTTTTAATAAATTGCTGAAAGATAGTTTGGATCTGTTTTGTAAGCCATGAGCAAACAATgtgtggtttattttcatttacatgaACTTTAATGTTGGAGGGAGATGGACAGGGCCTGACCTTCCATTTAGGCAGTAACGTCAGTCCTGTTTGCAGAACTAATTGTAGGATTTGGTGGCTttctcagcagagcagtgccaCACTGTTAATGCACGTGGCTGATGGAATTGAATCAAAACATGAGGGCAGTGTTCCGTTCTTGCTGAGTGAAGGAAAGCTGGATGCATGTAACTTTTGCCCTCAAGCCTGAAAACTTTGCCCGTGATCTCGTTAAATTTGGCAGAACTCCTATGATCTACATTAATATCTGGATTACTGGATTTTGTCAATTGGCAAGCATCTATAGGAGGAAAAGTTATATGCAGATATACATCAGGAAATGTAATTTCAAGTGTAATTATGTTTTAGTTGCCAGCTATGCATCATTCTTTTATTACAGTTACAAATGCAGTATCAGACCCATGAGTTCAGTTATtttagaacagttttaaaaatctttacaaTCTAAGAATGTTAGTTTATTTTGTCATTCTAAAATACTTGGAGATCTTTTGCTTCCTGTTTACTAGTTGTCAGGTTATTAatcaaatatttgtgttttgttaGCTTTCAGAATGTATTAATTAGAGAGCTGACTTGCCCTAATTAGTAAGAATTAAATTTGTCTTCTGTGGActttttctgtgattcctttCAAATTATCCCCCAGGATTGTGCCTGGATGAATTAATCAGTGAAAGAGTGAGATATATGAGACAGATGATTAAACAGCAGCTTAACCAGTTGTAATTTTGTTGCCTTTAAATGATGGTACTGCTTGAGTGCTGTAACACCACTCAAAACCGGGATGTATTTTTATGGTACAAGTGGTTTTTAGAGCATGAGTTTGCTGCCCTCAAGTGGTTGAAAGGATCGTGGACTGATTCCTTCACAGCTTGGATTAATAGTTTATCACTCAGAAGTCCGGCAGCAGGAAGTCAATTTTCCAGTAAGGAAAAACGTTGAGAGTagttatatttttattgctCCAATTCCACATGGTGTTTCAACATACACAACATGAGGGAGAGTGAAGGATCTCGATTCTGCCTTGCAAAGCTGAGATCTTGAAAGATTACTAAAAAGTTGGCCTGGATTTTCTATTCTCCACTGCTTCTTATAGTAAGAAGTCTAATCTGATATATTAACAGCAGAGTAATGCAACCCACATTTTGGAATTCTCTCACTTGTTCTGGTAGTGTAGTTATGGAAGTCTGATGAAAGATTCAAGacttaaaaataacagtaagGAAGAAAGAATATAGCAGTAGGTGGGAAGTGGCTTTTTAATATGGATAATAATAGCCAAAGGGTTTTCTGGGTGCACCTCTGTGCCTGCCTTGTAGATGCTGATAGTGCTGAAGGAGCAAGgaatttgaaacagaaaggtgagggaagggaaaaatgaagaataGACAGACAGTGTGACACTGGAGGCTTAACTAAAATTTATCCATCAACCCCACGGCTGTACAGCTTGATTGAATTTGAGGGGAactgcttttgcatttcttttttagaGATTTCAGTGGCAAGGCACTGGTGGGATGCAGAGTCTGTGTCTGCATGCTGAATGGGTATTTTTGCATGACCGCTGGAGATAACACTCAAATCCATCATACAGCTTTTCTTTAGgcttcatcttcttttttttcaatacagTCATTTTAAGCCATTCcaaataaacattatttttaccACTTCAGGTTGTGCCAGTAACACATGGTAACAGCAGAATTTTGCAGTTTCATACTGGGAGTTTACCTTGTAATTCAGCCTAAAATATGTGAAAGGATATGAGTCCACTGTTGAAACCTAAGCAGGTCTCTGGCTACTTAGGATTCCAAAATTCATGTTAGGAGCACTCAGGAGGTTATGACATGGGGATTGTAGAGTTGCAGTGGGAGGTGGCACTCAAGTCTTGCTGAAACTCCCTGGCCAACTTTCAGTGTAAGTGAAGATGTTCAGGGTAAATCTCCTGATTTTGGGATCTCAGAACAATGAAGGGTGGTGTAATTGTGCCCTCCCAAGCTAGAACAGCCTTCTCTCTCAGTGTGTCAGTATATGTGGTTTAAGTAATGCAAACTGAGGCTGAAGTGAGGCTGGTCTCTAAATGTTGGAATATATCCTCTGTTTTGAACCATGGATTCCATTGTGTGCTCACCAGAATCCAACAACTGAGAGTCCTCATCAGTAATGAGAGCCAGAAAAGGTAAAGCTAAAGTGGCTTTACAGTAGATGTTAAATCTAATAAATTTTCTCTGaattcaaacatttaaaatcaaaggAAGGAGGTTTCCTGACAGGAAATGTGTATTCTAGTAGAAGAAggttacactttttttttacctcttgaAACCAAAAAGGATGAGCATTCCAGCAAAATGTTGAATTAGGAATTGTCTTTGTAATGTTTCTGACTGTAATAAGCTTTTTGCAATACCTTGTGTTTAAGCTCCATATTTCTTGTTGCTGGACAAACAAGGCTCCTTTTTGATGCATAAATGCAATTTTTGCAGGGGTTCAATTTTCGGTCTCTGTGTTAGAGTGAAACAAAGTCTCGTGGGGCATAGacatgaaaaaaccaaacagaaaatcatCAAAGACTTGTACTTTTAATATCATTGATCTCTCTTGATGAGATCAAAATCTTACCTGATCAGCCTTCAGTAAACAAACTGAGGTAGATAAATACCTTACAAATGACCCTTTCAGAAGCCTGGATCTTCCAGAAAATGCATGCAGCCACTCCAGCCTAGAGAAATTAAATGTTGTCCTTAGTTTTGAAAGAGGCTGATGGCAAATTCATCGAGTTAGTTACAGAGCCAGAGATTAAACTTGAGAGTATCCTTAATTACGAGAGCATCATTAATCATGAGAGCATCTCTTAAGCAGTATTACTTTCTGGGACAGagttctgtttttgtttctctgcttgTTCTCCTTCTGTGTTGCACATTTGTGCCTCACTGGAGTGTTTAGTCCTCACAGTTTCTCTTGATTTTCCCTTGACCCTCTAGAGGTCCTACCTGTCCTGTGCCGTTGCTATGTCCTAGAAAATACAGTTCTCCTTATTGAGAAGAATGGATTTTAACTTACTCCACATCACCAAGTAATTACAATTTTCGTATCCAATCTCATATGATAAAAATAGGTTTTGCCTTTCTACAAACTTCTGTTGATATTTCTAAGTTGTTAATTAAATAGTACAGATCAAAAGTGTATTATATCCAGAGAGATAAGCACATAATTGTTTTGGCAACTCCTCTTAGGATTGAAGGTTCCCAGTAATTTGGAAAATGTTAGCATAGCTGTCATTTATTATCTGAAAATCTATGATTATTGTACCACATAGaatatcttttatttcagtgcagTACAAAGATACAGTTGTATTTATTCCAGGCTATACAGAGTTTGAAATTTGACTTGGAATTTAAGGAACTTTCCTTCCCCtcaaaaataatccttttaaaATACCTGATCTTTGCTAAACAGCATTTAATGTTTAACTGTTCAAACCATTGACAAGAAAATTAACCAACATGAGTCATGTTTTTAATTGCCCTCAAGATTTCTGTGTGTCACTAGGGAAATTTtagttaaaatgtttttcccaaAAGGAACATCAGGGGGCTGACAATTTTAAGCCTCTGtatcactgcagcagcaaaattGTGCAAGTTAAACTGGCTGAAAAAACCCCGAGCACGTTGATGGTGAAATGCCTGCTTAAGAGATcccaaattcttttctttcttctgtacTTTAAGATACCATATAAAGTGAAGCTTTTTGTTAATGACCTACATGTAAAAAATAACTTCACTCTCCAAAGTGCTATTTTACATTCATACTCTTTCAGAATTCAGATTAAGCACTGTAAAGGCTTGTAAACCTCCCAAAATACTGGCTTAAACTGTAACATAAAAGATCTGCTTAGAAACAAATCCTTATTATATTGTggcatgaaaaaataattctttatatTTGCATTAGGAAGTGAAAAAACCAgcctttctgtgcctcttcAGTCATAGGTTTAGATCTTTTACTTTATAtggaaaattgttttctggtagtttggtttgggtttttttgattcttATTGTAAGTTTTATAAGAGGAAAAGGTTAAAATTATCAGCTGAGTGCATCTTCAGCCAAACTGGATAGTACCGAGATTCTGTCTTATGCATGATAGAATGAGGAAAACCATTTTTAGtgaattcttatttttaaaatctggttCACAAAGTGGGGATTCTAGGAAAATGTTGCACAGTATCACACTTGTATTCCACTTctcacaattttattttcatttttaagactTCAGTGTTCACTACCATTTTAAATTTGCAGGGGACGAAAATAATTCAACTGACAAAATTTGAGTGATAAAGACctaatttttgatttttatttacttgtcTTAATTAGTTTTATTCATAACATTTGAAACAGAGACTGCAACATGTGCAACGTTTCCTCTGTTCAGAGTTCATGGGTGCTTGTCTACGTAGGGGATGTTTCCAATTGCGTATATAATTCTACAGccacttttctcttttctcaaatTGTGTTGAAAAGGTATTTAAGTTTCACTGGATACAGTTAGTTTGCAAAAACTAATGGATTTGGAAATCTCCCTCTACTGTCAAATCCCTTCCTACCTTCACCCTCACCTCCCACCACGCagtcagattttattttaaaatccatgttGACAACATCATTCTGCTGGGAGGGATTCCAAGAAAGAAATACTCAACAGTTGCTTTAAAATCTTGCTTTGTATTGCTCACAAGAGGTAGGGAAATCTTAATCTGTTTATTGGCATGCATCTCCAAAATCCTGTGAGTTACTGTGAGCAGAGAAGGATTTTCCTGAAGAGATAAATGTAATACTGTCATTAGTCCTTGTTGTCTCTGCTATGACTTAGAGGTGTTTAAAAGCCTCAGAGGGATCTTTTGTTTGAACTTCAGACATGAATTTGGCCCAGGGAGTGACCAGGAGTGATACCCATATTCCCTTACTCCTGAGAAACCCTATCCCTgtgagagaggctgtggcttGAAAATTCTGCTggagtttgggggaaaaaatgtcttgGATAGCCATTCTGCAGATAAACAAGGGATGTGAAAAGATGATGTTGTTAGTTTAAAACTGTAAATCTCCACCCTGGATTGCAGGGTTTGTCAAACATACAAGGAACATTTCACTGTACCCACTTTTCCATTAATGTTTCAGCAATACAGGGCTACAGGATGTCCTTTtgttcctcttttccccctctagAAATTGAATGAGGTACTTTTACTCCTGTGGCTTATTGTGTCCAGGGTTCAATGTCAGTCATATGAACCTTGGAGCAGCGTGAATTGCTGCTTCTGACTAGACATTTGGACTCGGATTCAAAAGACAAGAGATGCCATTTACCAGGTGCAGGACACAGCATttgggaaggtgttttaaatTCAGATAGAGGAATCCAAGCACACAAGAgttggaggggaagaaaaatcttgGGGCTTAATTAAAGGTTATTGAATACTGTGGTTTGACTGCAGCAGTCTTGATGCTTAGTGGGAAGaatacttttaaataaacaaatgaaaagcacTACCAACACAGACACCCCACCTTACCTCCCtcccagaaatgaaaaaataacaaaacccccaaacaactACAAAAACCTGCCCCCCATGACTTGAAAGagtttttttttggttctgcATAGCATAGCTAAAAATTTACTGAAGAGCCCTTTTTGgcaagtgattttaaaaaaggaaaaatctgtatGATATAAATGCTTCACTATAAGGTTTCCTTGAATATATTTGCAGAGAAATGCAAGTTTTATTTAGACATGATTTTATAACAATTGTAAGAAAAACATGAATAGCAAAACTAAACCCAAAATACTTCCAATTGTGATTGTTACATAGTTGAGGTACTATAAAGATACAACATATTGGTTACATAAGTAAAGTACTAAATAATTACAAATACTCAAACATACAGCctgcaatataaaaaaatgcaaatatatcaCTGAAGCATCTGTATATATCAaagtacaataaaaataaaatatacaaaaccagcaggttacaacatttgaaatattcttttaagAGTCTTTCAAGGCCTGCTGGAGAAGTGTTGAGAAACAGAATTTATACAGAACAAGTGTATTTACAGGCACTGGGATGGTGTCTTCTGTCAGTGCCCAGCTTGTGATCCTGTCTAATTTTGCAGCACTGATTAGGTAAAGATTAGCACCTTGTGGATAGAGATTCTTTCAAGCAGTTTgttttgcaggaagaaaaaatggatttgttgGTGGTGCTTTTCCTCATGAGTCACGTCATGGGTCACTCGTTAGGGACTGTCTCACTTTCCCTCTACCAGCCAGTGTAGGCAGACCAGAATTCTGTGCTAGGGGCATAACAGCTGAGTGACTGCTTCTTGAACTGCAGGGTTTAGGGTTCTTTAAAATTACTACTTTTACAAGGCTTTTAGTTATTCATTATGTATAGTCCATAAGCTTTTCCTCCCACTCTGACTCACCCAGTTGTATCTGCCAGATACATAAAGAAGCTGATGAGTGGGAGAAAGGAGCTCATCCTGCTCATACAGGCTTGAGTTACTAGCCTTGGACTCTAGAGGAGGAAATACTTCCACAATGAATGCAGTTTTTCAAGGGAATTGCTATGAGAGAGAAATTTCTTCAAGTTATTGTCGCTTTGTTTCAGTCTTGGGTAGCTTTTAAGgctatgtattttctttcagaaaactgagaagTGGGAGAGCGAGAAGTCTGAGGAAGACATGGAAGAGTATATCTGGGAGAATAGTCGCTCTCAGAAAAATGCCTTGGACACACTGCTTCAGATGAAAGCCTCAGAGAATGTCAGTAGTGTCACTAAGGAGGAGCTGCTCACATCTGAAGTGGTTAAGAATTACAGAAACTCGGTCACTGCGCTTAAAAACGAAGGTGAAACAGAAAGTAACATGTCTCAGTACAAGGAATCTGTGAAGAAACTACTGAATATACAAGCATGAGAGCAGAGTCTGCAGGTACACCTGATCATTACAGAAATGTTCAACTCCTGTGTTAGTATTTCTAAATGATACGGATGTAGAATTATTGAGAACCTGAACCAAAACATGAAACTGGACGATGAGTTAAGTCCTGTCCATGAATCTTGTCCTTTGAATAAAGTATGTCTGGATTCATACTGGTAACTGGAatgttttattctgtgttttcttagCATGGGACATCCTGGTTCAGTGCTCTGCTTAATCACATTCTGATTTCTCACACTTCTTTGGGCATTTAACCTAGagcaaaaatgtcaaaatgaatTAAGTTAGTTAGGCTCCCAATTCCATTAATTAGAAGTCTGAAAATTAAGAGCTCTAAATGCTTTTCAAATGCCATTCAGATTTTTCCCGATGTGTAAAACGAGGATAATGTTGCGTAAGTAATCTGACTCGGAGAGGTGTTGAAGCACTCTGGACAGTGTGATGCTCTCAGTTGTTACCATGAGGGCAAACAAATAACCTATGTAAAAGCACCTGTCTCTAAAGTGGAAAATGGGATGGTAGTGGGAAGGTGAACTAGCAGTTGTTGAGAAGATCCCAGAGTACATGGGACAGGAGGAATGATCAGAGTTGGTGAGGTGGGTTTGTAACGAAATAGGAATGGACTGAGTCTTGGAACCCTCAGGCCTGCCAACTTCTCTTTTGAATGTACCCAGGcttttcaaggaaagaaaaagtttgtAGCATCCCGTGtagcacagaaaaagaattatATGGATGTTTATCTTATATTTGGTAATTTGTATTTGAAAGGAATTGATTTAAAACACTGGAATCACAGAC includes:
- the MRPS35 gene encoding 28S ribosomal protein S35, mitochondrial, which translates into the protein MAARAGRCCRAGLSCGALLSRAGLCRAAGGASAAPRGGRSAFSSAAAVSGREGPQPREASVRRRGRTPQFVRSSAPPRTERMAVDQDWSSVYPTAAAFKPASVPLPIRMGYPVKGGVPPPKEGNLELIKIPNFLHLTPPAIKKHCAALKDFCTEWPSALDSDEKCEQHFPIEIETVDYVSSGTSIRNPKARVVTLRVKLSNLNLDDHAKKKLIKLVGERYCRETDVLTITTDRCPLRRQNYDYGMHLLTVLYHESWKTEKWESEKSEEDMEEYIWENSRSQKNALDTLLQMKASENVSSVTKEELLTSEVVKNYRNSVTALKNEGETESNMSQYKESVKKLLNIQA